A genomic region of Mugil cephalus isolate CIBA_MC_2020 chromosome 5, CIBA_Mcephalus_1.1, whole genome shotgun sequence contains the following coding sequences:
- the gabra6a gene encoding gamma-aminobutyric acid receptor subunit alpha-6a isoform X1 produces MAVPSFTLVTLICWISSLGNVWANERIYSDNITRILDRLLDGYDNRLRPGSGGGITEVKTDIFVTSFGPVSDVEMEYTMDMFFRQTWVDERLKFEGPIEILRLNNRMVDKIWTPDTFFRNSKKSISHNMTTPNKLFRIMQDGTVLYTMRLTISAECPMRLMDFPMDGHACPLRFGSYAYTKDEIKFTWKKGLVDSVDCPKESISLLQYDLLGQTLSSEIFKSNTGQYSVQVVHFLLQRKLGYYLIQTYIPLIMVVVLSQVSFWINKESVPARTVAGITTVLTMTTLSISARESLPKVAYATAMDWFIAVCFAFVASALIEFAAVNYFATLQARRLKKERARQDNLEVLAAGSDDDDTISSDSSPRGGLKRRNHSVSRSEPEEAPPLTIFFQQGSAFPQIPQLAGTSPIDLYARVLFPLAFALFNLVYWYIYLAKDTMERARD; encoded by the exons ATGGCCGTCCCCTCGTTTACTTTGGTTACTTTAATCTGCTGGATAAG cagTTTAGGCAATGTATGGGCAAATGAAAGGATATACTCTGACAACATCACTCGCATTTTGGATAGACTTTTGGACGGCTATGACAATAGACTGCGGCCTGGTTCTGGAG GTGGTATCACCGAGGTGAAGACAGACATCTTTGTCACCAGCTTTGGACCTGTTTCAGATGTCGAGATG GAGTACACCATGGACATGTTCTTCCGTCAGACGTGGGTCGATGAGCGGCTGAAGTTCGAGGGCCCCATCGAAATCCTGCGGCTGAACAACCGCATGGTGGACAAGATCTGGACGCCGGACACTTTCTTCAGGAACTCCAAGAAGTCCATTTCCCACAACATGACCACGCCAAACAAGCTCTTCCGCATTATGCAGGACGGGACTGTCCTCTACACCATGAG ACTGACAATTAGTGCAGAGTGTCCAATGAGGCTCATGGATTTCCCCATGGACGGCCATGCCTGTCCTCTCAGGTTTGGAAGCT atgcATACAccaaagatgaaataaagttCACCTGGAAGAAGGGGCTAGTAGATTCCGTTGACTGTCCCAAAGAGTCGATAAGTCTTCTGCAGTACGACCTGCTGGGACAGACTTTGTCCAGCGAGATATTCAAGTCAAACACAG GTCAGTACTCTGTGCAGGTGGTCCATTTCCTCCTGCAGAGGAAGCTGGGCTACTACCTCATACAGACCTATATCCCTCTCATAATGGTTGTTGTCCTTTCACAAGTCTCTTTTTGGATCAACAAAGAGTCAGTTCCTGCACGCACAGTCGCCG GCATCACCACAGTGCTGACCATGACCACCTTAAGCATCAGCGCCCGGGAGTCCCTGCCCAAAGTGGCCTATGCCACCGCCATGGATTGGTTCATTGCCGTGTGTTTTGCCTTTGTGGCGTCGGCCCTCATTGAATTCGCAGCCGTGAACTACTTTGCCACCCTGCAGGCCCGCCGCCTTAAAAAGGAGAGAGCCAGACAAGACAATCTTGAGGTGTTGGCCGCCGGCAGCGATGACGACGACACCATTTCG TCGGACAGCAGCCCCCGGGGAGGCCTGAAGAGGAGAAACCACTCAGTGAGCCGCAGTGAGCCAGAAGAAGCTCCACCTCTGACGATTTTCTTCCAGCAGGGCTCAGCTTTTCCTCAAATCCCACAGCTGGCCGGCACCAGCCCCATTGACTTGTACGCCCGCGTCCTCTTCCCCTTGGCCTTCGCCCTCTTCAACCTAGTCTACTGGTATATCTACCTGGCTAAAGACACCATGGAGAGGGCCAG GGACTAA
- the ccng1 gene encoding cyclin-G1, whose translation MLDTVAGPGAQPFAAKLKALMDLEGRYQPKLSGLRLIEGAQDNGLRMTARLRELEVKDLLTLTRFFGFSSDTFSLAISLLDRFLSAMKIQPKHLSCVGLCCFYIAVKSSEEEKNVPLANDLIRISQNRFTVSDMMRMEKIIMEKLYWKVKAPTALRFLRLFHSHIQEQLDTESKNILSLERLEAQLKACHCSFVFSKIKPSLLAMALLCYEAQEQHDPEHVDNVSEALKSLQQQLNIRDGDLVCVRELVGKCLAEYATTKCSKPNSQRLRWTISGRTARQLKHSYYKITHLPTIPESAC comes from the exons ATGCTTGACACAGTAGCAGGACCCGGGGCACAGCCCTTTGCAGCTAAGCTGAAGGCCCTGATGGATCTGGAGGGTCGATACCAACCAAAGCTGAGTGGCTTGAGGTTAATCGAGGGCGCCCAAGACAATGGTCTCAGAATGACCGCCAGGCTGAGAGAGCTGGAGGTGAAGGATCTGCTCACTCTGACCAGATTCTTTGGTTTCAGCTCAGACACCTTCTCACTGGCTATCAGCTTGCTGGATCGATTCCTCTCTGCAATGAAG ATTCAGCCCAAGCACCTGTCCTGCGTGGGCCTGTGCTGCTTCTACATTGCCGTTAAGTCctcggaggaggagaagaacgtGCCCCTGGCCAACGACCTGATCCGCATCAGTCAGAATCGCTTCACAGTGTCGGACAtgatgaggatggagaagatCATCATGGAGAAGCTCTACTGGAAGGTGAAGGCCCCCACAGCCCTCCGCTTTCTCCGCCTTTTTCACAGCCACATCCAGGAGCAGCTCGACACTGAGAG CAAGAACATCCTGAGCCTTGAGAGACTGGAGGCACAGCTGAAAGCTTGTCACTGCTCATTTGTCTTCTCCAAAATAAAG CCCTCTCTGCTTGCCATGGCTCTCCTTTGTTACGAGGCCCAGGAACAACATGACCCAGAGCACGTCGACAACGTATCTGAGGCCCTGAAgagtctgcagcagcagctgaat ATCAGAGACGGGGACCTGGTGTGTGTACGCGAGTTGGTCGGAAAATGCCTGGCTGAATATGCCACCACTAAGTGCTCCAAGCCTAACAGCCAGAGACTTCGCTGGACTATTTCGGGAAGAACTGCACGTCAGCTGAAGCACAGCTACTACAAGATCACTCATCTTCCCACCATACCTGAGTCAGCTTGTTAA
- the nudcd2 gene encoding nudC domain-containing protein 2 has translation MSVHFEERSGVVPCKTPWGSWYQTMEEVFIEVNVPHGTSAKEVKCHLGSRDIELQVKGKEVFKGKLFGTTVSDEATWTLEDKCLIRIILMKTNREAGNCWSSLLEGEYCANAWVQDQMQRKLTLERFQRENPGFDFSGAEISGNFAGGGPDFSSLQK, from the exons ATGTCGGTTCACTTCGAGGAGAGGAGCGGTGTCGTCCCATGCAAGACCCCCTGGGGCTCCTGGTACCAGACCATGGAGGAGGTCTTCATCGAAGTCAATGTGCCTCACGGGACGTCTGCCAAAGAGGTCAAGTGCCATCTAGGATCCAGAGACATCGAGCTGCAGGTCAAAGGGAAGGAGGTGTTTAAG GGAAAGCTGTTTGGCACGACCGTATCTGACGAGGCTACATGGACACTCG AGGATAAATGTCTCATCCGGATCATTCTGATGAAGACCAACAGAGAGGCAGGGAACTGCTGGTCCTCCCTGCTGGAGGGGGAGTACTGTGCGAACGCCTGGGTCCAGGACCAGATGCAGAGGAAGCTCACTCTGGAGAGGTTTCAGCGAGAG AATCCTGGATTTGACTTCAGCGGAGCAGAGATCTCTGGGAATTTTGCTGGTGGTGGTCCAGACTTTTCCAGTTTACAGAAGTGA
- the gabra6a gene encoding gamma-aminobutyric acid receptor subunit alpha-6a isoform X2, with translation MAVPSFTLVTLICWISSLGNVWANERIYSDNITRILDRLLDGYDNRLRPGSGGGITEVKTDIFVTSFGPVSDVEMEYTMDMFFRQTWVDERLKFEGPIEILRLNNRMVDKIWTPDTFFRNSKKSISHNMTTPNKLFRIMQDGTVLYTMRLTISAECPMRLMDFPMDGHACPLRFGSYAYTKDEIKFTWKKGLVDSVDCPKESISLLQYDLLGQTLSSEIFKSNTVSFWINKESVPARTVAGITTVLTMTTLSISARESLPKVAYATAMDWFIAVCFAFVASALIEFAAVNYFATLQARRLKKERARQDNLEVLAAGSDDDDTISSDSSPRGGLKRRNHSVSRSEPEEAPPLTIFFQQGSAFPQIPQLAGTSPIDLYARVLFPLAFALFNLVYWYIYLAKDTMERARD, from the exons ATGGCCGTCCCCTCGTTTACTTTGGTTACTTTAATCTGCTGGATAAG cagTTTAGGCAATGTATGGGCAAATGAAAGGATATACTCTGACAACATCACTCGCATTTTGGATAGACTTTTGGACGGCTATGACAATAGACTGCGGCCTGGTTCTGGAG GTGGTATCACCGAGGTGAAGACAGACATCTTTGTCACCAGCTTTGGACCTGTTTCAGATGTCGAGATG GAGTACACCATGGACATGTTCTTCCGTCAGACGTGGGTCGATGAGCGGCTGAAGTTCGAGGGCCCCATCGAAATCCTGCGGCTGAACAACCGCATGGTGGACAAGATCTGGACGCCGGACACTTTCTTCAGGAACTCCAAGAAGTCCATTTCCCACAACATGACCACGCCAAACAAGCTCTTCCGCATTATGCAGGACGGGACTGTCCTCTACACCATGAG ACTGACAATTAGTGCAGAGTGTCCAATGAGGCTCATGGATTTCCCCATGGACGGCCATGCCTGTCCTCTCAGGTTTGGAAGCT atgcATACAccaaagatgaaataaagttCACCTGGAAGAAGGGGCTAGTAGATTCCGTTGACTGTCCCAAAGAGTCGATAAGTCTTCTGCAGTACGACCTGCTGGGACAGACTTTGTCCAGCGAGATATTCAAGTCAAACACAG TCTCTTTTTGGATCAACAAAGAGTCAGTTCCTGCACGCACAGTCGCCG GCATCACCACAGTGCTGACCATGACCACCTTAAGCATCAGCGCCCGGGAGTCCCTGCCCAAAGTGGCCTATGCCACCGCCATGGATTGGTTCATTGCCGTGTGTTTTGCCTTTGTGGCGTCGGCCCTCATTGAATTCGCAGCCGTGAACTACTTTGCCACCCTGCAGGCCCGCCGCCTTAAAAAGGAGAGAGCCAGACAAGACAATCTTGAGGTGTTGGCCGCCGGCAGCGATGACGACGACACCATTTCG TCGGACAGCAGCCCCCGGGGAGGCCTGAAGAGGAGAAACCACTCAGTGAGCCGCAGTGAGCCAGAAGAAGCTCCACCTCTGACGATTTTCTTCCAGCAGGGCTCAGCTTTTCCTCAAATCCCACAGCTGGCCGGCACCAGCCCCATTGACTTGTACGCCCGCGTCCTCTTCCCCTTGGCCTTCGCCCTCTTCAACCTAGTCTACTGGTATATCTACCTGGCTAAAGACACCATGGAGAGGGCCAG GGACTAA